From a region of the Argiope bruennichi chromosome 8, qqArgBrue1.1, whole genome shotgun sequence genome:
- the LOC129981642 gene encoding uncharacterized protein LOC129981642 translates to MFKASSFSVLAYLGILFLSVSALPPWAHSWQHGAIHPGYWPHRPNRPTWGHDRDYRPVPETVIRPGYEPDQQDYDDEDEQSGYFGCSCFLYVENTMVFRREDTDQRRYSCTGYGLRRCSRYCDELFQNEGLRSSSEQEACDVLGREVYTSWYRKNQVCGRNGPQIDIPMETGLCCRRGRPSLSCGAEQTS, encoded by the exons CGTATCAGCTTTACCTCCATGGGCACATTCTTGGCAACATGGTGCTATACATCCAGGGTATTGGCCTCATAGACCAAATCGTCCAACGTGGGGACATGATCGCGATTACCGTCCTGTACCTGAAACTGTTATAAGACCAGGATACGAGCCAGACCAGCAGGATTATGATGATGAAGATGAGCAATCTGGCTATTTTGGATGTTCGTGCTTCTTGTATGTGGAAAACACGATGGTTTTCCGTAGAGAAGATACCGATCAGAGGAGATACTCTTGTACAGGATATGGTTTAAGAAGATGTTCGAGGTATTGCGATGAATTG tttcaaaatgaagGGCTTAGATCCAGCAGCGAGCAAGAAGCCTGTGATGTGCTCGGCAGGGAAGTGTACACGTCTTGGTACCGAAAAAATCAAGTCTGTGGAAGAAACGGACCTCAGATAGATATTCCAATGGAAACTGGACTGTGTTGTCGACGAGGGCGGCCTTCTTTATCTTGCGGTGCAGAACAGACCTCATAG